One Spinacia oleracea cultivar Varoflay chromosome 4, BTI_SOV_V1, whole genome shotgun sequence DNA segment encodes these proteins:
- the LOC110796377 gene encoding uncharacterized protein — MWGFGGRYYWGRRERVRKSDGIVVVFGWMSSEERHLKHYIDLYASLGWNSLVCHSQFLNSFFPDKATFLALNILDELIEELKANPCPVVFASFSGGPKACMYKVLQIIEGKCKTPDNQINYQALRDYIAGHIYDSSPVDFTSDLGTRFVLHPSVLKVSNPPRFVSWLANGIASGLDGLFLSRFESQRAEYWQTLYSSVTMGAPYLIMCSEDDNLAPCETICNFARRLQELGGDVKLVKWTSSPHVGHYRQHPVDYKGAVTELLGKASAIQSQRTRRLEGGAMGFEGSRDDISEPIGDLRKATARSNDIFKKLSVELAEHAVVPKSSFEYDGGRAVGSVQDEKPGLVQLPSPPRINANGVLGQILFDVCVPKNIEEWDVGPLSSLRQSPFPSTRRHSMHFNPIKCIRRPRL, encoded by the exons ATGTGGGGTTTTGGAGGAAGGTACTAttgggggaggagagagagagtgaggAAAAGCGACGGAATTGTAGTTGTATTCGGTTGGATGTCTAGTGAAGAGAGGCATTTGAAGCATTACATCGATCTTTACGCTTCTTTGGGTTGGAATTCTCTTGTTTGTCACTCTCAATTCCTCAATTC ATTCTTCCCTGATAAGGCGACATTTTTGGCTCTGAACATTCTGGATGAGCTTATAGAG GAGCTGAAGGCAAATCCGTGCCCTGTTGTGTTTGCATCCTTTTCCGGCGGTCCAAAGGCTTGCATGTATAAAGTTCTACAG ATAATTGAAGGGAAATGTAAGACACCTGACAATCAG ATTAACTATCAAGCTCTCAGAGACTACATCGCCGGCCACATTTATGACTCCAGTCCTGTGGACTTTACCAGTGACTTGGGCACTCGTTTTGTTCTTCATCCATCAGTCCTAAAAGTATCAAACCCACCAAGATTTGTATCGTGGTTAGCAAATGGTATTGCCTCTGGTTTAGATGGCCTTTTCCTTAGTAGGTTTGAATCACAACGGGCTGAGTACTGGCAGACTCTATACTCTTCAGTT ACAATGGGAGCACCGTATCTCATAATGTGCTCAGAAGATGATAATCTTGCTCCCTGTGAAACAATTTGCAATTTTGCACGCCGGTTGCAGGAACTTGGTGGTGATGTCAAACTAGTGAAATGGACCAGCTCTCCCCATGTAG GTCACTATCGACAGCATCCAGTTGATTATAAGGGTGCTGTGACTGAGCTACTGGGAAAGGCATCAGCCATTCAATCACAAAGGACACGGAGGCTTGAAGGAGGGGCAATGGGCTTTGAAGGTTCTCGTGATGATATCTCCGAACCAATTGGGGACCTAAGGAAAGCCACAGCCAGGTCAAATGACATCTTTAAGAAATTATCAGTTGAGCTGGCAGAACATGCGGTTGTGCCCAAAAGCTCCTTTGAGTATGATGGTGGTAGAGCTGTCGGGTCAGTCCAAGATGAAAAGCCTGGCCTTGTCCAGTTACCCAGCCCACCAAGGATCAATGCTAATGGGGTTCTTGGCCAAATCCTCTTTGATGTATGTGTTCCAAAAAACATAGAAGAATGGGATGTAGGACCACTAAGCTCTTTGCGTCAGTCACCATTTCCTTCAACAAGGAGGCACTCCATGCATTTTAATCCCATTAAATGCATACGACGTCCCAGGTTATAA